A window from Callithrix jacchus isolate 240 chromosome 17, calJac240_pri, whole genome shotgun sequence encodes these proteins:
- the METTL6 gene encoding tRNA N(3)-cytidine methyltransferase METTL6 isoform X1 — MASLQRKGLQARILSSEEEEKLKRDQTLVSDFKQQKLEQEAQKNWDLFYKRNSTNFFKDRHWTTREFKELRSCREFEDQKLTMLEAGCGVGNCLFPLLEEDPNIFAYACDFSPRAVEYVEQNPLYDTERCKVFQCDLTKDDLLDHVPPESVDVVLLIFVLSAIHPDKMHLVLQNIYKVLKPGKSVLFRDYGLYDHAMLRFKAGSKLGENFYVRQDGTRSYFFTDAFLAQLFMDTGYEEVVNEYVFRETVNKKEGLCVPRVFLQSKFQKPPKNPSPVILGLDHKS; from the exons ATGGCTTCTTTGCAAAGGAAAGGGCTGCAGGCAAGGATTCTCAGCTCTGAAGAAGAGGAGAAACTGAAAAGAGACCAAACTTTGGTGTCtgattttaaacagcaaaaattgGAACAAGAGGCTCAGAAAAACTGGGAtcttttttacaaaagaaatagcactaatTTCTTCAAAGATAGACACTGGACCACCAGAGAGTTTAAGGAGCTAAGATCATGTAGAGAG TTTGAAGATCAAAAGTTAACAATGCTTGAAGCTGGCTGTGGAGTTGGAAACTGTTTATTCCCACTTTTAGAAGAAGATCCGAATATCTTTGCCTACGCCTGTGATTTTTCTCCAAGAGCAGTTGAATATGTTGAG CAAAATCCTTTATATGACACAGAAAGATGCAAGGTATTCCAGTGTGATCTGACAAAAGATGATCTTCTGGATCATGTACCACCAGAATCTGTGGATGTTGTTTTGTTGATATTTGTGCTCTCAGCTATTCATCCTGATAAGATGCACCTTGTCTTACAAAACATTTACAAG GTATTAAAACCAGGAAAAAGTGTCTTGTTTCGTGACTACGGGCTGTATGATCATGCCATGCTTAGGTTTAAAGCTGGCAGCAAACTTGGAGAAAACTTTTATGTTAGACAAGATGGGACCAGATCATATTTTTTTACTGATG CATTCCTGGCCCAGCTCTTTATGGACACAGGTTATGAAGAAGTGGTAAACGAGTATGTGTTTCGAGAGACGGTGAATAAAAAAGAAGGCCTGTGTGTGCCGAGAGTTTTCCTTCAGAGCAAATTTCAGAAGCCTCCTAAGAATCCATCTCCTGTGATCCTGGGCCTTGATCATAAGTCCTGA
- the METTL6 gene encoding tRNA N(3)-cytidine methyltransferase METTL6 isoform X5: protein MASLQRKGLQARILSSEEEEKLKRDQTLVSDFKQQKLEQEAQKNWDLFYKRNSTNFFKDRHWTTREFKELRSCREFEDQKLTMLEAGCGVGNCLFPLLEEDPNIFAYACDFSPRAVEYVEQNPLYDTERCKVFQCDLTKDDLLDHVPPESVDVVLLIFVLSAIHPDKMHLVLQNIYKVLKPGKSVLFRDYGLYDHAMLRFKAGSKLGENFYVRQDGTRSYFFTDGGPGLEVGPGS, encoded by the exons ATGGCTTCTTTGCAAAGGAAAGGGCTGCAGGCAAGGATTCTCAGCTCTGAAGAAGAGGAGAAACTGAAAAGAGACCAAACTTTGGTGTCtgattttaaacagcaaaaattgGAACAAGAGGCTCAGAAAAACTGGGAtcttttttacaaaagaaatagcactaatTTCTTCAAAGATAGACACTGGACCACCAGAGAGTTTAAGGAGCTAAGATCATGTAGAGAG TTTGAAGATCAAAAGTTAACAATGCTTGAAGCTGGCTGTGGAGTTGGAAACTGTTTATTCCCACTTTTAGAAGAAGATCCGAATATCTTTGCCTACGCCTGTGATTTTTCTCCAAGAGCAGTTGAATATGTTGAG CAAAATCCTTTATATGACACAGAAAGATGCAAGGTATTCCAGTGTGATCTGACAAAAGATGATCTTCTGGATCATGTACCACCAGAATCTGTGGATGTTGTTTTGTTGATATTTGTGCTCTCAGCTATTCATCCTGATAAGATGCACCTTGTCTTACAAAACATTTACAAG GTATTAAAACCAGGAAAAAGTGTCTTGTTTCGTGACTACGGGCTGTATGATCATGCCATGCTTAGGTTTAAAGCTGGCAGCAAACTTGGAGAAAACTTTTATGTTAGACAAGATGGGACCAGATCATATTTTTTTACTGATG
- the METTL6 gene encoding tRNA N(3)-cytidine methyltransferase METTL6 isoform X2: protein MASLQRKGLQARILSSEEEEKLKRDQTLVSDFKQQKLEQEAQKNWDLFYKRNSTNFFKDRHWTTREFKELRSCREFEDQKLTMLEAGCGVGNCLFPLLEEDPNIFAYACDFSPRAVEYVEQNPLYDTERCKVFQCDLTKDDLLDHVPPESVDVVLLIFVLSAIHPDKMHLVLQNIYKVLKPGKSVLFRDYGLYDHAMLRFKAGSKLGENFYVRQDGTRSYFFTDARIGGMHLWSQMLRRLRQEDCLAPEDRGCGELRSCHCTPAWVTSIPGPALYGHRL from the exons ATGGCTTCTTTGCAAAGGAAAGGGCTGCAGGCAAGGATTCTCAGCTCTGAAGAAGAGGAGAAACTGAAAAGAGACCAAACTTTGGTGTCtgattttaaacagcaaaaattgGAACAAGAGGCTCAGAAAAACTGGGAtcttttttacaaaagaaatagcactaatTTCTTCAAAGATAGACACTGGACCACCAGAGAGTTTAAGGAGCTAAGATCATGTAGAGAG TTTGAAGATCAAAAGTTAACAATGCTTGAAGCTGGCTGTGGAGTTGGAAACTGTTTATTCCCACTTTTAGAAGAAGATCCGAATATCTTTGCCTACGCCTGTGATTTTTCTCCAAGAGCAGTTGAATATGTTGAG CAAAATCCTTTATATGACACAGAAAGATGCAAGGTATTCCAGTGTGATCTGACAAAAGATGATCTTCTGGATCATGTACCACCAGAATCTGTGGATGTTGTTTTGTTGATATTTGTGCTCTCAGCTATTCATCCTGATAAGATGCACCTTGTCTTACAAAACATTTACAAG GTATTAAAACCAGGAAAAAGTGTCTTGTTTCGTGACTACGGGCTGTATGATCATGCCATGCTTAGGTTTAAAGCTGGCAGCAAACTTGGAGAAAACTTTTATGTTAGACAAGATGGGACCAGATCATATTTTTTTACTGATG ccaggattggtggcatgcacttgtggtcccagatgcttaggaggctgaggcaagaggattgtttggccccagaagacagaggttgcggtgaactacgatcatgccactgcactccagcttgggtgacaag CATTCCTGGCCCAGCTCTTTATGGACACAGGTTATGA
- the METTL6 gene encoding tRNA N(3)-cytidine methyltransferase METTL6 isoform X3, translated as MASLQRKGLQARILSSEEEEKLKRDQTLVSDFKQQKLEQEAQKNWDLFYKRNSTNFFKDRHWTTREFKELRSCREFEDQKLTMLEAGCGVGNCLFPLLEEDPNIFAYACDFSPRAVEYVEQNPLYDTERCKVFQCDLTKDDLLDHVPPESVDVVLLIFVLSAIHPDKMHLVLQNIYKVLKPGKSVLFRDYGLYDHAMLRFKAGSKLGENFYVRQDGTRSYFFTDARIGGMHLWSQMLRRLRQEDCLAPEDRGCGELRSCHCTPAWVTRIRTYWK; from the exons ATGGCTTCTTTGCAAAGGAAAGGGCTGCAGGCAAGGATTCTCAGCTCTGAAGAAGAGGAGAAACTGAAAAGAGACCAAACTTTGGTGTCtgattttaaacagcaaaaattgGAACAAGAGGCTCAGAAAAACTGGGAtcttttttacaaaagaaatagcactaatTTCTTCAAAGATAGACACTGGACCACCAGAGAGTTTAAGGAGCTAAGATCATGTAGAGAG TTTGAAGATCAAAAGTTAACAATGCTTGAAGCTGGCTGTGGAGTTGGAAACTGTTTATTCCCACTTTTAGAAGAAGATCCGAATATCTTTGCCTACGCCTGTGATTTTTCTCCAAGAGCAGTTGAATATGTTGAG CAAAATCCTTTATATGACACAGAAAGATGCAAGGTATTCCAGTGTGATCTGACAAAAGATGATCTTCTGGATCATGTACCACCAGAATCTGTGGATGTTGTTTTGTTGATATTTGTGCTCTCAGCTATTCATCCTGATAAGATGCACCTTGTCTTACAAAACATTTACAAG GTATTAAAACCAGGAAAAAGTGTCTTGTTTCGTGACTACGGGCTGTATGATCATGCCATGCTTAGGTTTAAAGCTGGCAGCAAACTTGGAGAAAACTTTTATGTTAGACAAGATGGGACCAGATCATATTTTTTTACTGATG ccaggattggtggcatgcacttgtggtcccagatgcttaggaggctgaggcaagaggattgtttggccccagaagacagaggttgcggtgaactacgatcatgccactgcactccagcttgggtgacaag